The following coding sequences are from one Shewanella eurypsychrophilus window:
- a CDS encoding helix-turn-helix domain-containing protein, with product MKIKHATASTLKQFRNEAGMSQEQLARKSGIDRTYISGVERSVRNITLDSLEGIIEALGVTSAEFMRRLHLELLNTQ from the coding sequence ATGAAAATTAAGCATGCAACAGCTTCAACTTTGAAACAATTTCGAAACGAAGCCGGAATGAGCCAAGAGCAATTAGCAAGGAAGTCAGGCATTGACCGTACTTACATTTCTGGGGTAGAGCGTTCAGTTCGCAACATTACCCTTGATTCACTCGAAGGGATCATTGAGGCGTTGGGAGTAACTTCTGCGGAGTTTATGCGTAGGCTACATCTTGAGTTGCTTAACACGCAATAA
- a CDS encoding DUF2787 family protein, with protein sequence MTIKIKHQDLFLPVSPMLALHLADLISNYEAASAVTINFRDPNYSAERGGFHPVEVRLEKEVNEEHGNQWRICYITDFSYVGVGYMAELAKELDFDFDNGIFRHLMGATPIEQAREIYQVWVQNFLAYSLGIKAYLVKVTSV encoded by the coding sequence ATGACTATCAAGATAAAACACCAAGATCTGTTTTTACCTGTATCACCTATGCTCGCCCTCCACTTGGCAGATCTTATCAGCAACTATGAAGCAGCTTCAGCCGTTACCATCAACTTCAGAGATCCCAACTATTCAGCCGAACGTGGTGGCTTTCACCCTGTAGAGGTAAGGCTAGAGAAAGAGGTTAACGAGGAACATGGTAACCAATGGCGCATCTGCTATATCACCGACTTTAGCTATGTCGGTGTTGGCTACATGGCCGAGCTAGCCAAGGAGCTAGACTTCGACTTTGATAACGGAATATTTCGACACCTGATGGGGGCAACACCAATCGAACAAGCAAGAGAGATCTACCAAGTATGGGTACAAAACTTCTTGGCCTATAGTCTTGGGATAAAAGCTTACCTAGTTAAGGTGACGAGTGTCTAG
- a CDS encoding DUF6641 family protein gives MTTSLLSSLKVTARPEDGSKNPLIQRREKLLTKLGQQKILATALAENETHTFYREKWVKDEETGEREKVQVPKKVTPWFYKRNNRYYLEVRSGNKPLELQKGMHAIEVGEEEDLVSTIETIIEAVVAGELDPLLTKGNKPGTKKEKSKK, from the coding sequence ATGACTACATCATTATTGAGTTCACTCAAGGTAACCGCTCGCCCAGAAGATGGCAGCAAGAACCCATTGATACAACGTAGGGAGAAGTTACTCACCAAGTTAGGCCAGCAAAAGATATTGGCCACCGCCCTAGCCGAAAATGAAACCCACACCTTCTACAGAGAAAAGTGGGTAAAAGATGAAGAGACAGGTGAGAGGGAGAAGGTACAAGTTCCTAAGAAGGTCACCCCATGGTTCTACAAGCGTAATAACCGCTACTACCTAGAGGTGCGTAGCGGCAACAAACCACTGGAGCTACAAAAAGGGATGCACGCCATTGAAGTCGGCGAAGAGGAAGACTTAGTGAGCACCATAGAAACCATTATCGAGGCAGTAGTGGCGGGTGAACTCGACCCCTTGCTGACTAAGGGCAATAAGCCGGGCACAAAGAAGGAGAAGAGTAAGAAGTAA
- a CDS encoding AAA family ATPase: MTRLHTPLPEDNMVVEVTPIQSHQGSATSYAYSALTSGYVDNTDLEELNSRMVKMVCGKGIKLGNGSKLNALIHHLKKQRPQATTSNLDHNSKLLSQGLGLPDDGWKVVKFIAVMNVNRGLFDLINKILPEDNYANAMFAYMFGIPEAKLIEVLKALTTTGLFDQFFDTSLIDFMNLPQAITSLLLGAKVEYYINLIEPFIQSKPKSELKLRHFNHLECDTLQQFLDISINQSMQGINILLYGQPGTGKTELAKVLADKTHSHLIAIKPVGDEVSEERGQFKKQAFSSNLRLQYLTLVQRLVSPDEKTLLLIDECEDIFEQSISHRGYGKDMLHELMEQNTIPTIWITNHIDVIPHSCVRRFTYVLNVTIPDNRVMESLMDRSFKGLRVSKVFKHQLAALPELTPAHITNAAFVTHNTELTGKAAEHNIETMVKSTLTACGHSPHTNSYKPQLPFSTEYLNIKGGNQAIGQLETVLDKDCDIRTLLLGPPGTGKTAVVEYLANSCNRELVTIRCSDVLGKYVGESEKSIARIFQQASDNNNILFFDEVDSLLLDRGGLNASWEIQQVNELLTQMECFNQPFFAATNFSERLDRAVLRRFDFKLSFDYLTEIQARNLFRNVTDTDTLTTQTLSLLDSLKLLTPGDFSILKRRLKLSNFKLSTEECLAIITTENNSKPGNRTIGFK, translated from the coding sequence ATGACTAGACTCCATACACCATTGCCCGAAGACAACATGGTGGTAGAGGTCACGCCGATTCAGTCGCATCAAGGCAGTGCAACCTCCTATGCCTATAGTGCCCTCACCTCTGGCTATGTTGATAACACTGATCTGGAGGAGCTAAATAGCCGCATGGTCAAAATGGTGTGTGGCAAAGGTATTAAACTTGGCAATGGCAGTAAGCTAAACGCCTTAATACACCACCTTAAGAAGCAGAGACCTCAAGCAACTACCAGCAACCTAGACCACAACAGCAAGCTACTCTCTCAAGGGCTAGGGCTGCCTGATGACGGCTGGAAGGTGGTGAAGTTTATTGCGGTGATGAATGTTAACCGAGGGCTATTTGATCTAATCAATAAGATCCTGCCAGAGGATAACTACGCCAATGCAATGTTCGCCTACATGTTTGGTATACCTGAGGCCAAGCTGATTGAGGTATTAAAGGCACTAACAACGACAGGTCTGTTTGACCAGTTCTTCGATACCAGCCTGATTGACTTTATGAATCTACCACAGGCTATCACTAGCTTACTGTTAGGTGCCAAGGTCGAGTACTACATCAACCTCATTGAGCCTTTTATACAGTCCAAACCAAAATCTGAGCTTAAGCTACGCCACTTTAACCATCTTGAGTGTGACACCTTGCAGCAGTTCTTAGATATCAGCATCAACCAGTCCATGCAGGGGATTAACATTCTGCTTTACGGTCAACCCGGCACAGGCAAAACCGAACTAGCCAAGGTGCTGGCTGATAAAACACACTCCCACCTTATTGCCATAAAGCCTGTCGGGGATGAAGTGTCCGAAGAACGTGGGCAGTTCAAGAAGCAAGCCTTCAGTTCTAACCTACGATTACAGTACCTAACGCTGGTGCAACGCTTAGTGTCACCAGACGAGAAGACCCTACTGCTGATAGATGAGTGTGAGGATATCTTCGAACAAAGCATCTCTCACCGTGGTTATGGCAAAGATATGCTGCATGAACTGATGGAGCAAAACACCATTCCTACCATCTGGATAACCAACCATATCGATGTGATTCCCCATAGCTGTGTTCGCCGCTTCACTTATGTACTTAATGTCACCATTCCAGATAATCGAGTCATGGAAAGCCTGATGGATAGAAGCTTCAAAGGACTTAGGGTATCCAAGGTATTCAAACACCAACTGGCCGCACTGCCGGAGCTAACACCAGCTCACATCACCAATGCGGCCTTTGTTACCCACAACACCGAACTTACAGGTAAGGCTGCTGAGCATAATATTGAAACCATGGTGAAGAGTACTTTAACGGCATGCGGCCATAGTCCTCACACCAATAGCTATAAGCCACAACTCCCCTTCTCTACCGAGTATCTCAACATCAAGGGTGGCAACCAAGCCATTGGTCAGCTAGAGACAGTCTTAGATAAAGACTGTGATATCCGCACCTTATTATTGGGGCCACCGGGAACAGGGAAAACGGCAGTAGTGGAGTACTTAGCCAATAGCTGCAACCGAGAACTGGTCACTATCAGGTGCTCAGATGTACTCGGTAAGTACGTTGGCGAGAGTGAGAAGAGTATCGCCCGTATCTTTCAACAGGCCAGTGATAACAACAACATTTTGTTCTTCGATGAGGTGGATAGCCTACTGCTTGATAGAGGCGGCTTAAACGCTAGCTGGGAGATACAACAAGTGAATGAGCTGCTGACGCAGATGGAGTGTTTCAATCAGCCATTCTTCGCTGCGACTAATTTCTCAGAGCGTCTAGATAGAGCTGTACTACGTCGATTCGACTTCAAGCTATCGTTTGACTATCTGACAGAGATACAAGCTCGAAATCTGTTTAGGAACGTCACAGACACAGATACGTTAACGACTCAAACACTCAGCTTATTAGATTCACTTAAGCTGCTGACTCCCGGTGACTTTTCTATTTTGAAACGACGCCTAAAACTAAGCAACTTCAAGCTCAGCACCGAAGAGTGCTTAGCCATTATCACCACCGAGAACAACAGCAAGCCCGGCAACAGAACCATCGGCTTCAAGTAG
- a CDS encoding tyrosine-type recombinase/integrase, with amino-acid sequence MNNQTPTALFLSRLAPSGRRPLRSQLGTVIKLLKWKGEVEAQPFHTLNYAQIEYVKRHKLDEGKSPRTVNLVVFALKAIVKTGFLMGVVDDMQWRQVQAVKRLPINPSSRGKALSSSSVGELITTSYLDKRYIGKRDCCILALFLSTGLRRFELANLTVSDIHLDKRTLTVKSGKGKKPRKQPIPTWALTYIDNWLRVRTHQSGGLFNPIWNNVIKHDRSLSSAALYQIVKARTLAATGITISPHDLRRTFITELLNQKVDLSTASKLAGHANVTTTQIYDKRDESVMREAIDQLDYQLNGQLDGGEDD; translated from the coding sequence ATGAATAATCAAACTCCAACGGCGTTGTTTTTGTCACGCCTTGCTCCCAGTGGGCGAAGACCTCTGCGCAGTCAGTTAGGCACTGTGATAAAACTCTTAAAATGGAAAGGTGAAGTAGAAGCACAGCCATTTCACACATTGAACTACGCACAAATTGAATACGTTAAACGGCATAAGCTAGATGAGGGGAAGTCCCCCCGAACCGTTAACCTTGTGGTGTTTGCACTCAAGGCCATTGTGAAGACTGGCTTCCTGATGGGGGTAGTGGACGATATGCAGTGGCGGCAGGTACAAGCGGTTAAGCGGCTACCCATCAACCCAAGTAGCCGAGGTAAGGCGTTATCATCTAGTAGTGTGGGTGAGTTGATCACCACCAGCTATCTGGATAAGCGGTACATAGGTAAACGGGACTGTTGCATATTGGCCTTGTTCCTGAGTACTGGCCTAAGGCGCTTTGAATTAGCCAATTTAACGGTCAGTGATATTCACCTTGATAAACGCACCTTAACGGTCAAGTCAGGCAAGGGGAAGAAGCCACGCAAACAGCCGATACCCACATGGGCGCTAACCTATATCGACAACTGGCTAAGGGTGAGAACACACCAATCAGGGGGCTTGTTTAATCCCATCTGGAACAATGTCATTAAGCATGACCGTAGCCTCAGCAGTGCCGCCCTCTATCAAATAGTTAAAGCACGCACTTTAGCCGCCACTGGCATCACCATCTCTCCACACGATCTACGCCGCACCTTCATTACCGAACTACTCAATCAGAAAGTCGATTTAAGCACCGCCAGTAAGCTAGCTGGTCACGCTAATGTCACCACCACACAGATCTACGATAAACGTGATGAGTCGGTAATGAGAGAGGCTATTGATCAGCTGGACTATCAACTTAATGGGCAACTTGATGGAGGCGAGGATGACTAG